GATCCCCAGAATGATGCGCTTGAAGTCGGGATCGCGCTCTTCCTCGATCTGGATACGCTCAAGAATGACCTTGTCTTCCTTGAAGGCCATATCCAGGCTCGACGTCAGCTCGGCGTCCATGTCGTGCTCCTCGGTGCGGAAGTTGCGCACGTGGAACCAATGCTGCAGCACGGTTCGCTCGTCGACCGGGGTCAGCACGTGACAGGCGTACATCTGGACGCCCTCGGAGCGCTGTTCCATGTCGGGGATGCTGCCGGCAGGGCACGAACCCATGTCGATCGCGAAATAGCAGGGCGTCGAATAGTTGTAGTAGTGCCAGCGATCGACCATGCCGCTCAGCTTGCCGAACTTGGCGAACAAGGGAATCGCGGGCGCATTGCGGATCCAGCGCCAGACCGTGATCTCGTTGTTGCGATACTCGTTGTTGACCGGCACCGTCGCGCCGGCCGGCGTGCCGAGCGTGGTGGTGTGCACGAAGGTGACGTGGGCGGGATCGAGCAGGTTGTCGCACAGGCTCAGATAGTTGCACTCGATGCGCAGCGTGTCGCCCTGCACCGCGTGCCAGCCGTCCTGTCCATATTGCGGCAAATGGAAGATCTTGCCCGGATCGGCATTCTTGGCGTCACCCATCCAGACCCAGACCAGCCCGTATTTGACCTGGAGCGGATAAGAGCGGACCAGCGCGCTGCCCGGAATGATGTCCTGCCCGGGAATGCGCACGCACTTTCCGCTGCAGTCAAAGGTCATGCCGTGATAGCCGCATTCGATCGTGTCGCCCTTCAGCTTGCCGAGCGAGAGCGGCGCCAGGCGGTGCGGGCAGGCGTCCTGAAGTGCCGCGATGTCCCCGTTCTCCAGCCGGTAGATGACGAGCGGCTCCTCGAGCACGACATGCCGTGTCAGTTCGCGGCCGACGCGATCGGCCCATACCACGGGATACCATGCCTCTTTGACGTATTTCATTGTCGATCTCCTCTGCAGGAAAATGGAAACAGGTTTCGGCCGCTGCTCAGTGGTAGTAGGCGCCGCCGTCAACGACGAGCGTCTGGCCGGTGATGAATGCCGCATGCGGACCCGCAAAGAAGGTGACCGCGCCGACGACGTCGGCCGGGACCATGTCGCGCTTGAGCGCGCGGTTGCGCACGGAGAAGCCCGAGACGGTCTTGGCCAGTTCGGGGTTCTGATGAACGCCGTCGCTCAGCGTGAAGCCGGGCGCGACGCTGTTCACGAGCACGCCATGCTCGCCGAGCTCCGTGGCGAGCGTCCGCGTCATCGACACGATGGCGCCTTTCGATGCGACGTAGTGCAGCATTCCGGGATTGCCCTTGAAGGCGACGCCCGAGGAGATGTTGATGATCCGGCCCGAGCCCTGCTTCTTGAACGTCGGCAACACCGCCTTGCAGCACAGGAACTGCCCGATGACGTTGACGTCGAGCATCTTGCGCCAGTCGGTCACCGTGAGCTGTTCGAAGGGTTTCAGCGACAGTGCCGAATAAATGGCGGCGTTGTTGACGAGAATGTCGATCCGCCCGAACGCCTTGAGGGTGGCCTCGGCCATCCGGTGACTGTCGTCCTCGACGGAGACATCGATATCCGCGTGCGCTGCCTTGTATCCCCTGGCGCGCAACTTTTCGGCCGCCGCGGCGGCGCCCTTGAGGTCGGCGATGACGATGGCGGCGCCCTGGGCGGCCAGCGCCTCGCAGGTCGCGAAGCCTATCCCCATCGCGCCGCCGGTGACGATCGCCACCTTGTCTACGAGGTCCATGGTCTAGTCTCCTGTTGAGAAAAGGGTTGGCGGAACGATCACGACCCCGCGGCCCAGCGGGGCGGCTGCACCGTCCCGATCGAGAATGGCGAGATTGATGATCGGTTCGATCCGGCTGTCCCTGATACGGGCAATGTCGACGATGCCGGAGTGGGAATCGACGATGCGGTCGCGGCGCTGCTTCAAATCCGACGGCAAGACGTCGGCCCATTCCTGCATGAGCGCCGGCGCGCAATGAAGCGCCTGGCCGCCAAAGCCGCAGATGTCGACGATGGCGCTGTCTCCGACCGCGCCGAGCGCATGCGCCGCGCGATCGGGCTGGAAATACTTTCCTGTCGGCGGCGGAGCCGGCATCGTTCGCCAGGCCGCCTGGTCGCGCGGCCGCCAGCCGAATTCGCGGCCGTTGCCGCCGATCGCGGCGATCATCGCCTGGCTGGTTTGCAGCTTCCAGCCTGCCCAGGCCATCCAGACCCCGAGCACGAAGCCGGCATTGCCCGATATCGCCGCCTTTATCTCCGCCGGCAGCGGGCCGAGCTGCTCGATGAACAGCCGATTGCCGGCGGCCGTGATGGCGTGGCACTCGTCGCCCTGCTGCAAGGCGGCCGACATCAGCGGCTCGACCGCGAGACCATTCGCCAGCAGCGGATTGATGGCGCCGGCCGCCTCGGCGCACCAATCGCGCGCCCGCGTGGCGCATGCCGGATCGTCCGAGCCGAAGCGCAGCGCCGGCGGCGGCCCCTCGCCGACCGGCGAGTGGAAGACGCGCGTGTCGTCGCCGACTTCGAAGCACCACATCTGCGCGGACAGCACCATGCCGAGCGGAACCGCGATGCCGTGGTCCTGGGCCGGCAGCAGGTCGAGCTCGCTCCGCTCGATCATGCGCCGCGCCTGTTCGGCGGTTTCGGCGAGGCCGCTGACGACCGCAGCCTGCGCTGCGGCATTCGTGACCGCTTTCGGGGGTGTTCCCCGGTAGGGCGGGCCCGCATGGAACAGTGTTCGGATGGAGAGATCCGGCCTGGCATCGTGCAATCGAACGAGGCGGCGGAGGCGCGCGTGCGTGTCTGTCATTCTTGTCGTTTTCTCCTTGGGCCGCCCATCGTCTCGCGGGCGCCAAAGAGGGCCTCTCCCTCTGCTAAATCATCCTATAAATAGCATGATAGGTTTTTAAAGCAAGGCACTTGTGCCCATTCTATAAGCATATTTGATCGCAGTTGAAAGACTATCATCCTAATGTTATGCTTTTAGGGTGTCGAGCGGTCCGGCTCGACCGGGGGAAACCAAGGAGGAGTTTTATGAAGTCGTGTTTGCCGCGGGTCGCCGCTGGAATCATCGTCGCTTGTCTGGGGCAGGGCGCCCTGGCGCAGGACGCGACGATCAAGATCGGAATCAACCAGCCGCTGACCGGCGTGGTTGCCGCATCCGGCAATATGGTCACGGCAGGCGCCAAGATCGCGGCCGAGGATATCAATGCGAACGGCGGCATTCTCGGAAAGAAGATCCAGCTCGTCATCGAGGATAACAAGAGCAACCCGACTGAGGCTGCAAGTGTCGCCGAGAAGCTGATCACCAGCGACAAGGTGTCCGCGCTCGTCGGAGCCTGGAGCTCGACCTACACGCTCGCCGTCATGCCCAAGCTGATGGAATACAAGGTGCCGATGATCGTCGAGACGTCGAGCGCCGACAAGATCACGAGCTCGGGCAATCCCTATATTTTCCGCATCAGCCCCACCAACAGCACGGAAGCCAAGGCCTTTACGCGCTTTGTCGAGCCGCTCGGCATCAAGAAGGCCGACTTCCTGGTCGTGAACAACGACTGGGGGCTCGGCGCCGCGGCCGAGTTTTCCAAGATGCTGAAGGAAAAGGGCGCCACCGTGAACCGTTCGCTGCAGATGGATGCAGCTGCACAGGACCTCTCGGCCCAGCTTTCCTCGATCAAGAGCTCCGACAGCGATACGCTGTTCATCACCACCAGCGTCGAGCAGATGACGCTTCTGATGAAGCAGGCCCAGGGCCTCGGCATCAAGCGCAAGATCGTCACCACCGGCGGCACCCTGCCGGACCAGCTGATCGAGCAGGCGGGCTCCGCCGCCAACGATTCCTATCACGACGCGATGTTCGCGCCCTGGTTCCCGGACACCGCTGGTGATCCCGATATTGCCAAGAAGTTCATCGCGACCTGGACCAAGGCCGGATTGAAGCCGGCCGGCATGCCGGAGGGCGCGCGGGGCTACGATGCCGTTCGCATTCTTGCCAAGGCGATCGAGAAGGCGGGCGCGGCCGACCCGGAGAAGATCCGGGCCGCGCTCTGGCAGGTCAGCTACGCAGGTCTCACCGGCAACATCAAGTTCGAGAAGGTTGGCCCCGAGGGCAAGGAAAGCGGGCAGAGCCCGGCCAGCACCCATCTCGTCAAGATCGAAGACGGCAAGGTGTCGCTGGTCAGCAAGTGATCGATGCATGCGGGCCTGGACGCGCAACGTCCGGGCCCGCAGCGGACTTGCGCGCGGACCAATCTGTTCAGCAATCCCGGTGTCGGGGGTTGGCCGTTCCTGGAACGCGACGGTCGCTTTGCAACGTCAGGCTGGCCGCAGCCGGCCGAGATCGAAGGAGATATCGCTGACCTGGTCGATGGTGGGCGACACGCCCACACCGATCAGCTGTCGCGCAATGACGTGATCCCTGGCGGCATTGATCGAATCGACGGCGACGAGGCGGTCGACGGCATAGTGGAAGATCGAAAAGGACTTGCCGGCCATGTCGCCCCTCGCGACGCTGCGATCCGCGCTGCGCGACAGGCCCGCGATCTGCAGTTTGGCATCATACTGGTCCGACCAGAACCACGGCGTTCCCGTGAACGGCTTCTCCATGCCGAGCAGCGTGTAGGCGGCGGCGCGGCCCTGCTCGACGGCGCTCTGCACCGACTCGAGCCGCCTCATGGAACCGTCGGGCAGGCGGCACACCGTGCAATCGCCGGCAGCGACGATCCCTGCGATCGAGGTGCGGCTGCAGGCGTCCACGATGATGCCATTGTCGCAGGCAATGCCGGCGCGGCGCGCCAGTTCGTCGTTGGGGATGATGCCGACGCCGACCAGGACGAGGCCAGCCTCCCAGCGCCGGCCATCGATCAGGCGGACCTGCGCGGTCGATCCCGACGTCTCGACCTTGTCGATCCGGGCGTCGAGCACGAGGGTGACGCCATGCGAGGCGTGCAGCCGGGCGTACCAGTCGGAGAGTTCGCGCGAGAGGGCGCGCTGGAGCAGCCGCGGCGCGGCTTCCAGCACGACGACATCAGCGCCGAGCTTGCGGGCGCTGGCCGCGACCTCAAGGCCGATGAATCCGCCGCCGATAACCACGAGCGGGAGCCGCGCTTGCAGGCAGTTCCGCAGTCCTTTCGCAATCGCGCTGGCGTCCTCGCGCGAGCGGAGCGCGCATATCGTGCCGTCCGCGGGCGCGGCGTTGCCGAGCATTCGTGGCGTGGCGCCGGTTGCGAGCACGAGCCCGCTATAGGCGATCCTGCTGTCGTCCTGCAGTCGGACGGCTCGGGCGTTGGCGTCGATTTCGGCGACATGGGATGCGACGCGCAGGTCGATGTTCTTGCGCTCCAGCGCGGATACGTCGCGGATCGCGAGCTGCCGCGCATCCAGCGCTTCGCTCAACCAGCCCTTCGACAGCGGCGGCCGGTGATAGGGAGCGTGCGGCTCGCTGCCAACAAGCGTGACTCTCCCTTCGAAGCCGCCGGCGCGCAAGGTTTCCGCGGCCTGCAGGCCGGCCTGTCCGGCGCCGACGACAACGATGTGCGCGTCGGCCTCCGTCAAGTCTGACACGGCGGTATCGTGACGACGAGGCCAGCGAGTTCGGGCGTTGCCGTGATCTGGCAGGAAAGCCGGCTGTTGGGACGGCGCTCGGCCTTCACCTCCTCCAGCAGTTCGAGCTCGATCTCGCCTGGGGCGGGAAGCGCTGCAAGTCGGGTCTCATCCACATAGACGTGGCAGGTGGCGCATACGCAGGAGCCGCCGCATTCGGCGACAATGCCGTCGACGCCGTTGGCGACTGCGGCCTGCATCAGGCTCCAGCCCTCGGTCGCATCCACTGCCACTTCGGCTCCAGCCGGCTCCACGAAGGTGATCTGAACCATTCCTCTCCCCAATCATCCTATTAACGGAATGATAGGTTATTTGAATCGGGAGCGCAAGCGGCTAGCGGCGTGCACGTGATTGGAGGGTCAATGGAATTGGCGCAGCGGCGCCGGCAGCCGCTTTGGCGCGGCGCAGTTCTGTCCGCGGCCGATCGGATTCGGCCGGTCAGCCCCTGGACTGCTGCGCGTCCGGCGGATGATCCTGGCTGCGCGCCAATCCGATCAGCCAGCGCTGAAAATCGCGCGCACCATGTTTGTCGAAGACGCCGGCGCGCCATGCCAGGAAATAGGGGGATGGCAGCATCAGTCGATGGGAGAAGGGCACGACCAGCCGGCCGGCGCGAATATCTTCCGAGACGAGCGAGGACTGCGCCAGCGCCACGCCACGCCCGTCGATCGCGGCCTCGATGGCCAGGCTCGACAGCGAGAAGACGAAAGTATCGCGCAGCGCCGCACTGGGCGTGACCCCGGCGCTAGCGAACCAGTCCTTCCAGCTCGGCGAGGGCGACAGCAGGGGCTTCCAGTCGATGGTCAACAGCCGATACAGGGCCAGGTCGCCCGGGCTCTCCAAAGGTGATCCATTCCTGAGCAGATCGGGGCTGCACACCGGCACCAGCGAATCCGTGTAGAGCGGAACGCCGCTCTCGAAATGGCGGATGCGGTCGCGGTATGAAATCCGGAAATCGACCTGCCCGGATTCGAGCGACGGCTCGATGATCGATCCTTCCAGATGCAGGCTGATGTCGGGATGGAGCGCCTGCCATTCCAGCATGCGGGGCGCCAGCCACTTGCTGGTGAGCAGCGGCAGGCCGCTGACGATCAGGCCGCTGGAGGCACGCGTCGCGGCGAGCTCGCGATGCGTGCGGCGCAGATCGGCGAGGATGCGCGAAGTCTCGCGGTGGTAGCGCTCGCCGAATTCGGTGAGGCGAAGTCCGGCGGTGTTGCGTGCGACAAGCTGAAGGCCGAGTGCCTCCTCGAGGATCTTGATCTGCTGGCTGACGGCGCCCGGCGAGACGCCGAGCTCGTCGGCCGCCCGCTTCATGCTTGAACAACGGCCGACGACGTCGAACACCAGCAACGCACGAAACGGCGGCAAATCGTTCATCGTCGTCTCATCGTTTCCGCTGCCTCGACCTCCCTTGTCATGGTTCGAAATCTGACGGAGCGCGAGCCGCCTGGCAAGCCCGCGGCGCTCCGGTCGGGGCCGCGAGCCTGGTTCCATTTCCGGCGCGCTTGGAACGCCGGAACGGCGCTAGGGCGTCAAAACCCCGGATTTCTTCGCAACGTGTGTTGCGATCGCATCCATCAGAGGCGGCGACAGGCAATCATAGGGGGCAAGGCCCGCATCCTTCAGCGTCCTGCGCACGGATTCCATCCTGTCCGGTCTGACGCCCGACTCGATCACCGACGACACGAAGGCCGCGAATGCGGGCGGCGCCCAACCCTCATCCTTCGACAGCTCGGTATGGATGAAGTCGAGACCGTAGAACGGATGATCCTTGTTCTCGATGCGGCCGTACATGTGGACACCGCAGTCCTTGCAGGCGTGGCGCTGGATGGCC
This genomic interval from Bradyrhizobium sp. NP1 contains the following:
- a CDS encoding aromatic ring-hydroxylating dioxygenase subunit alpha — protein: MKYVKEAWYPVVWADRVGRELTRHVVLEEPLVIYRLENGDIAALQDACPHRLAPLSLGKLKGDTIECGYHGMTFDCSGKCVRIPGQDIIPGSALVRSYPLQVKYGLVWVWMGDAKNADPGKIFHLPQYGQDGWHAVQGDTLRIECNYLSLCDNLLDPAHVTFVHTTTLGTPAGATVPVNNEYRNNEITVWRWIRNAPAIPLFAKFGKLSGMVDRWHYYNYSTPCYFAIDMGSCPAGSIPDMEQRSEGVQMYACHVLTPVDERTVLQHWFHVRNFRTEEHDMDAELTSSLDMAFKEDKVILERIQIEEERDPDFKRIILGIDAAPMKMRRMVDKLIEAESAARQEGGATASGARKTARPAV
- a CDS encoding FAD-dependent oxidoreductase, translated to MSDLTEADAHIVVVGAGQAGLQAAETLRAGGFEGRVTLVGSEPHAPYHRPPLSKGWLSEALDARQLAIRDVSALERKNIDLRVASHVAEIDANARAVRLQDDSRIAYSGLVLATGATPRMLGNAAPADGTICALRSREDASAIAKGLRNCLQARLPLVVIGGGFIGLEVAASARKLGADVVVLEAAPRLLQRALSRELSDWYARLHASHGVTLVLDARIDKVETSGSTAQVRLIDGRRWEAGLVLVGVGIIPNDELARRAGIACDNGIIVDACSRTSIAGIVAAGDCTVCRLPDGSMRRLESVQSAVEQGRAAAYTLLGMEKPFTGTPWFWSDQYDAKLQIAGLSRSADRSVARGDMAGKSFSIFHYAVDRLVAVDSINAARDHVIARQLIGVGVSPTIDQVSDISFDLGRLRPA
- a CDS encoding SDR family oxidoreductase, with product MDLVDKVAIVTGGAMGIGFATCEALAAQGAAIVIADLKGAAAAAEKLRARGYKAAHADIDVSVEDDSHRMAEATLKAFGRIDILVNNAAIYSALSLKPFEQLTVTDWRKMLDVNVIGQFLCCKAVLPTFKKQGSGRIINISSGVAFKGNPGMLHYVASKGAIVSMTRTLATELGEHGVLVNSVAPGFTLSDGVHQNPELAKTVSGFSVRNRALKRDMVPADVVGAVTFFAGPHAAFITGQTLVVDGGAYYH
- the gfa gene encoding S-(hydroxymethyl)glutathione synthase; this encodes MSDAIRIHPSIDGGMRPAKPDFAGGTLSCSCASAPVTVEIKGQVAHNHACGCTKCWKPDGAMFSVVGVVPRDGLRVGANAAKLYVVDEGAAIQRHACKDCGVHMYGRIENKDHPFYGLDFIHTELSKDEGWAPPAFAAFVSSVIESGVRPDRMESVRRTLKDAGLAPYDCLSPPLMDAIATHVAKKSGVLTP
- a CDS encoding LysR substrate-binding domain-containing protein → MNDLPPFRALLVFDVVGRCSSMKRAADELGVSPGAVSQQIKILEEALGLQLVARNTAGLRLTEFGERYHRETSRILADLRRTHRELAATRASSGLIVSGLPLLTSKWLAPRMLEWQALHPDISLHLEGSIIEPSLESGQVDFRISYRDRIRHFESGVPLYTDSLVPVCSPDLLRNGSPLESPGDLALYRLLTIDWKPLLSPSPSWKDWFASAGVTPSAALRDTFVFSLSSLAIEAAIDGRGVALAQSSLVSEDIRAGRLVVPFSHRLMLPSPYFLAWRAGVFDKHGARDFQRWLIGLARSQDHPPDAQQSRG
- a CDS encoding DUF1116 domain-containing protein; the encoded protein is MTDTHARLRRLVRLHDARPDLSIRTLFHAGPPYRGTPPKAVTNAAAQAAVVSGLAETAEQARRMIERSELDLLPAQDHGIAVPLGMVLSAQMWCFEVGDDTRVFHSPVGEGPPPALRFGSDDPACATRARDWCAEAAGAINPLLANGLAVEPLMSAALQQGDECHAITAAGNRLFIEQLGPLPAEIKAAISGNAGFVLGVWMAWAGWKLQTSQAMIAAIGGNGREFGWRPRDQAAWRTMPAPPPTGKYFQPDRAAHALGAVGDSAIVDICGFGGQALHCAPALMQEWADVLPSDLKQRRDRIVDSHSGIVDIARIRDSRIEPIINLAILDRDGAAAPLGRGVVIVPPTLFSTGD
- a CDS encoding ABC transporter substrate-binding protein → MKSCLPRVAAGIIVACLGQGALAQDATIKIGINQPLTGVVAASGNMVTAGAKIAAEDINANGGILGKKIQLVIEDNKSNPTEAASVAEKLITSDKVSALVGAWSSTYTLAVMPKLMEYKVPMIVETSSADKITSSGNPYIFRISPTNSTEAKAFTRFVEPLGIKKADFLVVNNDWGLGAAAEFSKMLKEKGATVNRSLQMDAAAQDLSAQLSSIKSSDSDTLFITTSVEQMTLLMKQAQGLGIKRKIVTTGGTLPDQLIEQAGSAANDSYHDAMFAPWFPDTAGDPDIAKKFIATWTKAGLKPAGMPEGARGYDAVRILAKAIEKAGAADPEKIRAALWQVSYAGLTGNIKFEKVGPEGKESGQSPASTHLVKIEDGKVSLVSK
- a CDS encoding 2Fe-2S iron-sulfur cluster-binding protein, with the translated sequence MVQITFVEPAGAEVAVDATEGWSLMQAAVANGVDGIVAECGGSCVCATCHVYVDETRLAALPAPGEIELELLEEVKAERRPNSRLSCQITATPELAGLVVTIPPCQT